A DNA window from Strix aluco isolate bStrAlu1 chromosome 6, bStrAlu1.hap1, whole genome shotgun sequence contains the following coding sequences:
- the DNAJB2 gene encoding dnaJ homolog subfamily B member 2 isoform X2, producing the protein MVDYYEALGVSRNATADDIKKAYRKAALKWHPDKNPDNKEYAEQRFKEIAEAYEVLSDKQKRDVYDRYGKDGLMGAGPGGSRADAGAPEFTFTFRSAHDVFREFFGGRDPFADFFDEMLPFSELRGPGPRHHGGGHFFSPFPGSSDFFASSFGSGADAGLGFRSVSTSTTFVNGRRITTKRIIENGRERVEVEEDGELKSIHIDGVPDDMALGLELSRREQQAFPSPRPPSPPPPAPHRPPSSSPVCLYTDSEDEDEDLQLAMAYSLSEMEAAGHHQAGVF; encoded by the exons GTACAGGAAGGCCGCGCTGAAATGGCACCCCGATAAAAACCCAGACAACAAGGAGTACGCCGAGCAGAGGTTCAAGGAGATCGCCGAGGCATACGAAGTGCTGTCAGACA AGCAGAAGCGCGATGTCTACGACCGTTACGGCAAGGACGGACTCATGGGGGCAG GACCAGGGGGCTCCAGGGCCGATGCTGGGGCCCCCGAATTCACCTTCACCTTCCGCAGCGCTCACGATGTCTTCCGGGAGTTCTTTGGCGGGCGAGACCCCTTCGCTGACTTCTTTG ATGAGATGCTGCCCTTCTCTGAGCTGCGAGGACCTGGCCCCCGGCACCATGGGGGAGGccacttcttttcccccttcccaggATCCTCAG ATTTCTTCGCCTCATCCTTCGGCTCCGGCGCTGATGCAGGGCTGGGCTTCCGCTCCGTCTCCACTTCCACCACCTTCGTTAATGGCAGGCGCATCACGACCAAACG gaTTATTGAGAACGGGCGGGAGCGGGTGGAAGTGGAGGAAGACGGGGAGCTGAAGTCGATCCACATCGATG GTGTCCCTGACGACATGGCgctggggctggagctgagccGGCGGGAGCAGCAAGCCTTCCCCAGCCCACGGCCCCCATCGCCCCCGCCACCTGCCCCACACCGGCCCCCGAGCTCCTCTCCCGTCTGCCTCTACACGGACAGCGAGGATGAGGACGAGGACTTGCAGCTGGCCATGGCCTACAGCCTCTCTGAGATGGAGGCTGCGGGGCACCACCAAGCAG GTGTGTTCTGA
- the DNAJB2 gene encoding dnaJ homolog subfamily B member 2 isoform X1, whose amino-acid sequence MVDYYEALGVSRNATADDIKKAYRKAALKWHPDKNPDNKEYAEQRFKEIAEAYEVLSDKQKRDVYDRYGKDGLMGAGPGGSRADAGAPEFTFTFRSAHDVFREFFGGRDPFADFFDEMLPFSELRGPGPRHHGGGHFFSPFPGSSDFFASSFGSGADAGLGFRSVSTSTTFVNGRRITTKRIIENGRERVEVEEDGELKSIHIDGVPDDMALGLELSRREQQAFPSPRPPSPPPPAPHRPPSSSPVCLYTDSEDEDEDLQLAMAYSLSEMEAAGHHQAGGHGPGILPAPGGSPSTPSSARRARGPQGGPERELSGAGSPAAAGHEPAPKTKQWHCPLL is encoded by the exons GTACAGGAAGGCCGCGCTGAAATGGCACCCCGATAAAAACCCAGACAACAAGGAGTACGCCGAGCAGAGGTTCAAGGAGATCGCCGAGGCATACGAAGTGCTGTCAGACA AGCAGAAGCGCGATGTCTACGACCGTTACGGCAAGGACGGACTCATGGGGGCAG GACCAGGGGGCTCCAGGGCCGATGCTGGGGCCCCCGAATTCACCTTCACCTTCCGCAGCGCTCACGATGTCTTCCGGGAGTTCTTTGGCGGGCGAGACCCCTTCGCTGACTTCTTTG ATGAGATGCTGCCCTTCTCTGAGCTGCGAGGACCTGGCCCCCGGCACCATGGGGGAGGccacttcttttcccccttcccaggATCCTCAG ATTTCTTCGCCTCATCCTTCGGCTCCGGCGCTGATGCAGGGCTGGGCTTCCGCTCCGTCTCCACTTCCACCACCTTCGTTAATGGCAGGCGCATCACGACCAAACG gaTTATTGAGAACGGGCGGGAGCGGGTGGAAGTGGAGGAAGACGGGGAGCTGAAGTCGATCCACATCGATG GTGTCCCTGACGACATGGCgctggggctggagctgagccGGCGGGAGCAGCAAGCCTTCCCCAGCCCACGGCCCCCATCGCCCCCGCCACCTGCCCCACACCGGCCCCCGAGCTCCTCTCCCGTCTGCCTCTACACGGACAGCGAGGATGAGGACGAGGACTTGCAGCTGGCCATGGCCTACAGCCTCTCTGAGATGGAGGCTGCGGGGCACCACCAAGCAGGTGGGCACGGCCCCGGCATCCTGCCGGCCCcagggggcagccccagcaccccatccTCTGCCCGCAGAGCCCGCGGTCCCCAGGGGGGGCCAGAGCGGGAGCTGTCGGGGGCCGGCAGCCCTGCCGCAGCGGGGCACGAACCTGCCCCCAAAACGAAGCAGTGGCACTGCCCCTTGCTCTGA